In Candidatus Acidiferrales bacterium, a single window of DNA contains:
- a CDS encoding pitrilysin family protein, translating into MSKMRRLFGTLCFLAVVSPSALAPATAGLASDAKVFPYPMRKTVLDNGLTVLSVPYDSPGIIAYYTVVRAGSRNEIEPGKSGFAHFFEHMMFRGTRKYSSEQYNNAYKAIGADTNAFTTDDWTAYHAVASSAALEKIIDLESDRFMNLHYSEEAFKTEAGAILGEYNKNYSVPFQTLFERLRDTAFTAHTYKHTTMGFLKDIQDMPNQYEYSLKFFDRWYRPENCLLVVVGDFNQENLMALIKKYYGGWQRGSYQADVPAEPPPTQEKVAHVEWKNPTLPYLAIAYRGPAYSDRDIEAPTLDVISQLVFSESAPLYRKLVIEKQWVEFIAGDLPDHRDPYLFTILARVKDAKNMDAVRDEIYAALEGVKSNPVLPERLAAIQSNLRYSFAMALDNPSTIARTMGHFGELTGDPESVNRTYALYQKVTPEDIMRVARKYFVPENRTVVTLSRSGAKKP; encoded by the coding sequence ATGAGCAAAATGAGGCGGCTTTTCGGAACGCTTTGTTTCTTGGCGGTGGTGAGCCCGAGCGCACTGGCCCCGGCAACGGCGGGGCTGGCGTCCGACGCCAAGGTTTTTCCCTATCCCATGCGCAAGACCGTCCTGGACAACGGCCTTACCGTCCTGTCCGTTCCGTACGATAGCCCGGGCATCATCGCCTACTACACGGTGGTGCGCGCCGGTTCGAGGAACGAGATCGAGCCGGGCAAATCCGGCTTTGCCCATTTCTTCGAGCACATGATGTTTCGCGGCACAAGGAAATATTCTTCCGAACAGTACAACAATGCCTACAAGGCAATCGGCGCCGACACAAATGCCTTCACCACCGACGATTGGACCGCCTACCACGCGGTGGCCAGCTCGGCGGCGCTCGAAAAGATCATTGACCTCGAGTCCGACCGCTTCATGAATCTCCACTATTCGGAAGAAGCGTTCAAGACGGAAGCCGGCGCCATCCTGGGCGAATACAACAAGAACTACTCGGTGCCTTTCCAAACCCTTTTTGAGCGATTGCGAGATACCGCATTCACCGCTCACACTTACAAGCACACCACCATGGGCTTTCTGAAGGACATCCAGGACATGCCCAACCAGTACGAGTACAGCCTGAAATTCTTTGACCGGTGGTATCGGCCGGAGAATTGCCTTCTCGTGGTTGTCGGGGACTTCAACCAGGAAAACCTGATGGCGCTCATCAAGAAATACTACGGCGGGTGGCAACGCGGCAGCTATCAGGCGGATGTGCCGGCCGAGCCCCCGCCGACACAGGAAAAAGTCGCTCACGTGGAGTGGAAAAATCCGACGTTGCCCTACCTGGCCATCGCCTACCGCGGGCCCGCTTACAGCGACCGGGATATCGAGGCGCCGACGCTCGACGTGATTTCGCAGCTTGTCTTTTCAGAAAGCGCGCCGCTCTACCGCAAGCTGGTCATCGAAAAACAGTGGGTCGAATTCATCGCCGGCGACCTGCCTGACCACCGCGACCCTTACCTCTTCACCATCCTCGCCCGCGTGAAAGACGCCAAGAACATGGATGCTGTCCGGGATGAAATCTACGCGGCGTTGGAAGGCGTGAAAAGCAATCCGGTGCTTCCCGAGCGCCTCGCCGCCATCCAATCCAACCTGCGCTACTCTTTTGCCATGGCGCTTGACAACCCGAGTACGATCGCTCGCACGATGGGCCACTTTGGCGAACTGACCGGCGATCCCGAGTCCGTCAACCGCACCTACGCGCTCTATCAGAAGGTAACGCCGGAAGACATCATGCGGGTGGCCAGGAAATATTTCGTCCCGGAAAATCGGACGGTGGTGACACTGTCCCGGAGCGGAGCCAAGAAGCCATGA
- a CDS encoding thioredoxin domain-containing protein, translating into MSAIEGTVDLPGERVEHRRMRNRLLFTLCLGGAFASGYLAWSYASPEHPLACIGSGCDAVRASRYAQFLGLPLPLYGLAMFLVLALLSFGKGIATAPWARIFSRVIVLLSGAGFLAFSYLTAIEAFVLHAWCFWCVLAAVLGTGVFLLALLDRETPAAVPGHARREAKVLAAILAGFVAAGVPGFYALTRAARQGSAAARGPALTLELTEEARAILIRPDSHRRGNSASGVTVVEFGDLQCSACRRAQESVRETRALYGDQVEFVFRHFPLPAIHAFAWKAAEASECAAEQGKFWEAVDYFFDHQNDLSPPALKRYAGPIGLDASRFEKCLDSGAMSARVARDLEDARALGLKLAPTFVMQGQVIGGAIPFARMRDLLDRALAARASAEPRPAGTAETTGPQPFYSALPGNASRSLGTEAPAFGSRPPGFGNLEKEEASCSEEAASQPEAPAIRLEEVYRAFLGGEVLFVDVREPDAFRAGHIRGSRNIPLGQVERRLNDLPRDQRIVLYDDDP; encoded by the coding sequence TTGAGCGCGATCGAGGGGACTGTTGACCTGCCGGGCGAACGGGTTGAACATAGACGCATGCGCAATCGGCTGCTCTTTACTCTCTGCCTCGGCGGCGCGTTTGCAAGCGGTTATCTTGCATGGAGCTACGCGTCGCCTGAACATCCTCTTGCTTGCATCGGCAGCGGGTGCGACGCTGTCCGGGCAAGCCGCTATGCGCAGTTTCTGGGTTTGCCGCTTCCCCTGTACGGCCTGGCGATGTTCCTGGTGCTTGCTCTCTTGAGTTTCGGGAAAGGGATTGCGACGGCTCCCTGGGCGCGAATTTTTTCTCGCGTTATTGTTCTCCTCTCCGGCGCTGGCTTCCTGGCGTTTTCCTATCTCACCGCCATCGAGGCTTTCGTCCTTCATGCCTGGTGCTTCTGGTGCGTCCTGGCGGCCGTTTTGGGCACCGGCGTATTTCTGCTCGCGTTGCTCGACCGAGAAACGCCAGCGGCCGTGCCCGGCCATGCGCGGCGCGAGGCCAAAGTTTTGGCCGCGATCCTCGCCGGGTTTGTTGCCGCCGGCGTGCCGGGGTTCTATGCGCTGACGCGGGCGGCCCGCCAAGGTTCCGCCGCGGCGCGCGGGCCCGCCCTCACACTCGAACTTACAGAAGAAGCCAGAGCGATCTTGATTCGGCCGGATAGCCATCGTCGGGGTAATTCAGCTTCGGGAGTGACGGTCGTGGAATTTGGCGACCTTCAGTGCTCGGCATGTCGCCGCGCTCAGGAGAGCGTACGGGAAACACGCGCCCTTTATGGCGATCAAGTCGAGTTTGTCTTCCGCCATTTTCCCCTTCCGGCCATTCATGCGTTCGCGTGGAAAGCCGCTGAGGCGAGCGAATGTGCCGCCGAGCAAGGAAAATTCTGGGAAGCGGTAGATTATTTTTTCGATCATCAAAACGATTTGAGTCCCCCTGCGCTCAAGCGTTATGCGGGCCCAATCGGATTGGACGCGTCCCGCTTCGAGAAGTGCCTGGATAGCGGGGCGATGAGCGCTCGCGTCGCCCGCGACCTCGAGGACGCCAGGGCCCTGGGCTTGAAACTGGCGCCCACGTTTGTGATGCAGGGCCAGGTCATCGGCGGGGCTATTCCTTTTGCCCGGATGCGGGATTTGCTCGACCGAGCCCTTGCTGCGCGCGCCTCGGCAGAGCCCCGCCCCGCCGGCACAGCCGAAACAACCGGTCCGCAACCTTTCTATAGCGCGCTGCCGGGAAACGCATCCCGAAGCCTCGGGACGGAAGCGCCGGCCTTTGGGTCAAGACCGCCGGGCTTTGGAAACCTCGAAAAGGAAGAAGCCTCATGCAGCGAAGAAGCAGCTTCACAACCCGAGGCGCCGGCCATCAGGCTCGAGGAAGTGTACCGAGCTTTCCTGGGTGGCGAGGTTCTCTTCGTGGACGTGCGCGAACCGGACGCCTTTCGCGCCGGACATATTCGCGGCTCGCGGAATATTCCCCTCGGCCAGGTGGAGCGCCGGCTCAATGACCTGCCGCGCGACCAGAGGATCGTGCTCTACGATGACGATCC
- a CDS encoding pitrilysin family protein: MKRAMILLFAVAFLVGEVRAAEAGGVKIKELYSPDSPVISFQIEVRAGSINDPRGKEGLNALTALMLGRGGTRELSYDRLVEKLFPWAASISAQPDKEVTVLTGRVHLDFLLPFYKILSDLVSEPRFDPSDFTRNREFLLNYLQNTLRGNDDENLGKQTLNAMLYRHHPYGTTEAGTVQGLKAITLGDVKAFHRRTWTRGNIIVGIAGGYPNDLVRKIQADFGKLPRRGEDKRKLPQPEKIQDMEMTLVEKESRATAISIGFPIDVTRADKDFYALMAANSYFGEHRTFNGVLMQHIRGLRGFNYGDYSYIENFIQDGGSTFPVPNIPRRQQFFSIWIRPVEHPNRHFVLRQAIRELQLLAEKGLSQEDFEATRSFLLNYSKLWVQTLNRRLGYQMDSDFYGTRYFIDRIAEELSKLTVGDVNAAIQRHLQWRNLKVAVITKDAASFRDALLENVPSPVNYPAAMPAAILEEDRIIGVYPLHINKEKLQIVPAGELFER, encoded by the coding sequence ATGAAGCGAGCGATGATTCTGCTTTTTGCGGTTGCATTTCTTGTGGGAGAAGTCCGGGCGGCGGAAGCCGGCGGCGTAAAAATCAAGGAACTCTATAGCCCGGACTCGCCTGTCATTTCCTTCCAGATTGAAGTTCGCGCCGGGTCGATCAACGATCCAAGAGGGAAAGAGGGCCTCAACGCGCTCACGGCGCTCATGCTCGGCCGGGGAGGCACCAGGGAACTGAGCTACGACCGGTTGGTCGAGAAACTATTCCCCTGGGCAGCCTCGATCAGCGCCCAACCGGACAAGGAGGTGACGGTCTTGACAGGCCGCGTCCACCTCGACTTTCTCCTGCCCTTCTACAAAATTCTCTCCGACCTGGTCAGCGAGCCGCGGTTTGATCCAAGCGACTTCACTCGCAACCGGGAGTTCTTGCTCAACTATTTGCAGAATACCTTGCGCGGGAACGACGACGAAAATCTCGGCAAGCAAACCCTGAACGCCATGCTCTACCGCCACCATCCTTACGGCACCACCGAGGCCGGCACCGTCCAAGGACTGAAAGCCATCACGCTTGGAGACGTGAAGGCCTTTCACCGCCGGACATGGACCCGCGGCAACATCATCGTCGGGATTGCCGGCGGCTACCCGAACGACCTGGTGAGAAAAATCCAGGCCGACTTCGGCAAGCTGCCCCGCCGAGGCGAGGACAAGCGAAAGCTTCCGCAGCCGGAAAAGATCCAGGACATGGAGATGACGCTGGTGGAAAAGGAGTCGCGGGCCACCGCTATCTCCATCGGCTTTCCGATTGACGTGACCCGCGCCGACAAGGATTTCTACGCCTTGATGGCGGCCAACTCCTATTTTGGCGAGCACCGCACCTTCAATGGCGTTCTGATGCAGCACATCCGCGGCCTGCGCGGTTTCAACTATGGCGACTACTCTTACATCGAGAATTTCATTCAGGATGGCGGGAGCACCTTCCCGGTGCCGAACATCCCGCGCCGGCAACAATTCTTCAGCATCTGGATTCGCCCGGTGGAGCATCCCAACCGTCATTTTGTGCTGCGCCAGGCCATCCGCGAGCTTCAACTTCTGGCGGAAAAGGGGCTCTCCCAGGAGGATTTTGAGGCCACCCGCAGTTTCCTGCTCAACTATTCCAAGCTTTGGGTCCAGACGCTCAACCGCCGGCTTGGCTACCAGATGGACTCGGATTTCTATGGGACAAGGTACTTCATTGATCGGATCGCCGAGGAGCTGTCAAAGTTGACGGTAGGGGACGTAAACGCAGCCATCCAGCGGCACTTGCAATGGCGAAACCTCAAGGTGGCGGTGATCACGAAGGATGCCGCCAGCTTCCGCGATGCTCTGCTCGAAAACGTTCCGTCGCCGGTCAACTACCCGGCCGCCATGCCAGCGGCTATCCTCGAAGAGGACAGGATAATCGGGGTGTATCCGCTCCACATCAACAAGGAGAAATTACAAATCGTTCCGGCGGGCGAGCTATTCGAGCGTTAG